The Rhododendron vialii isolate Sample 1 chromosome 5a, ASM3025357v1 genome contains a region encoding:
- the LOC131325678 gene encoding polyol transporter 5-like, protein MGVMISGAGLFIQKDLKISDTKLKVLMGILNVGSFVAGRTSDWIGRRYTIVLASVIFFVGALLMGVAPNYAFLMVGRFVAGVGIGCALMIAPVYTAEVSPSSSRGFLTSFPEVFINAGILLGYVSNYAFSKLPLHLGWRLMLGVGGIPSVFLALGVLAMPESPRWLVLQGRLGDAKRVLDKTSDSKEEALLLLADIKEAVGIPKECDDDIVQVPKRSHREDVWKELLVHPTPTVKHILIAGIGIHFFQQTSGIDAVFLYSPKIFKKAGITNEEMLLLCMVAVGLVKTVFILVATFLLDRVGRRPLLLTSVAGMILSLASLGMFLTIIDQSKQKLYWALAMAITSVLAYAATFSIGMGPITWVYNSEIFPLRLRAQGTSMGVGVNRLMSGIISMTFLSFSKAITIGGVFFFFMGVAMVGWVFFYTLLPETQGKTLEEMQVLFGTFFRWRTTMRELEKNKSVTGTNGEVDQGNGNGQIQMGTANN, encoded by the exons ATGGGGGTCATGATTAGTGGTGCCGGCCTCTTCATCCAAAAGGACCTGAAAATCAGCGACACCAAGCTGAAAGTCCTGATGGGGATCCTGAACGTGGGCTCCTTTGTCGCCGGCCGCACCTCCGACTGGATCGGCCGCCGCTACACCATCGTGCTCGCCTCCGTGATCTTCTTCGTCGGAGCACTCCTCATGGGCGTCGCCCCCAACTACGCCTTCCTCATGGTCGGCCGGTTCGTCGCCGGCGTCGGAATCGGTTGCGCCCTCATGATCGCCCCCGTCTACACGGCCGAAGTCTCCCCCTCTTCGTCTCGAGGATTTCTTACCTCGTTTCCTGAAGTCTTCATTAACGCTG GTATATTACTGGGCTACGTATCAAACTACGCCTTCTCCAAGCTCCCGCTCCACCTAGGCTGGCGCCTCATGCTCGGAGTCGGAGGAATCCCGTCGGTCTTCCTGGCCCTCGGAGTCCTAGCGATGCCTGAGTCGCCCCGGTGGCTCGTCCTCCAAGGTCGACTCGGGGACGCGAAGCGAGTCCTGGATAAAACGTCCGATTCCAAAGAGGAGGCTTTGCTCCTGCTGGCCGACATCAAGGAGGCGGTCGGGATCCCCAAGGAGTGCGACGATGACATTGTTCAGGTGCCGAAACGCAGCCACAGAGAAGATGTCTGGAAGGAGTTGCTTGTCCACCCCACGCCCACCGTTAAGCATATTCTCATCGCCGGCATCGGGATTCACTTTTTTCAACAAACTTCTGGCATCGACGCTGTCTTTTTGTACagccccaaaattttcaagaaagCAG GTATAACGAACGAAGAAATGTTGCTACTTTGCATGGTGGCGGTAGGACTCGTCAAAACCGTGTTCATTCTCGTGGCCACATTTTTACTGGATCGGGTCGGGCGAAGGCCGTTACTCTTAACCAGCGTCGCCGGAATGATCTTGTCCCTCGCCAGTCTAGGGATGTTTCTAACAATCATAGACCAATCCAAGCAGAAACTATACTGGGCCCTAGCTATGGCCATCACCTCGGTGCTGGCTTACGCCGCGACCTTCTCCATCGGTATGGGGCCCATCACGTGGGTCTACAACTCCGAGATCTTCCCCTTGAGGCTGCGGGCCCAGGGGACAAGCATGGGAGTGGGTGTGAACCGCTTGATGAGCGGTATCATATCGATGACCTTTTTGTCCTTCTCAAAGGCGATTACCATCGGAGgggtcttctttttctttatggGAGTGGCTATGGTTGGATGGGTGTTCTTTTACACGCTGCTGCCCGAAACGCAAGGGAAGACCCTCGAGGAAATGCAGGTCTTGTTTGGCACCTTCTTCAGGTGGAGGACCACGATGAGGGAGTTGGAGAAGAACAAGAGTGTAACTGGTACCAACGGTGAAGTCGATCAAGGTAACGGTAACGGTCAGATTCAGATGGGGACCGCTAATAACTAA